The Pseudoalteromonas arctica A 37-1-2 genome includes a region encoding these proteins:
- a CDS encoding DUF4202 domain-containing protein, which translates to MFNKVIALIDEANNQDPNTEQHNGESFPKEYLYSQRMSEMLTRFKPDADALMQIAARAQHIQRWKSPRSDFEMNKQGYHQWRSALYIFHASLAVELMKQAGFNDTDQNRVYNAVAKKDIKRNPDSQIVEDVASLVFIEHYMLGFANSKPDYNEEKWIGIIRRTWQKMSDEAHEFVLTGNITLPDPLVGLIHKALE; encoded by the coding sequence ATGTTTAATAAAGTAATAGCGCTGATTGATGAAGCTAATAACCAAGACCCTAATACTGAGCAGCACAATGGAGAAAGTTTTCCAAAAGAGTATTTATACTCACAGCGTATGAGCGAAATGCTAACTCGTTTTAAACCTGATGCCGATGCACTCATGCAAATTGCAGCGCGTGCACAGCATATTCAGCGTTGGAAGTCGCCACGTAGCGACTTTGAAATGAACAAGCAGGGTTATCATCAATGGCGTAGCGCACTTTATATTTTTCATGCGTCACTAGCCGTTGAATTAATGAAACAGGCTGGGTTTAACGATACGGACCAAAACCGTGTTTATAACGCTGTTGCTAAAAAAGATATTAAGCGCAATCCAGATAGCCAAATAGTTGAAGATGTAGCAAGTTTGGTGTTTATTGAACACTACATGCTTGGGTTTGCTAATAGCAAGCCAGATTACAATGAAGAAAAATGGATTGGTATTATTCGTCGTACATGGCAAAAAATGTCAGATGAAGCGCATGAGTTTGTACTTACAGGTAATATTACATTACCAGATCCGCTTGTTGGGCTTATTCATAAAGCACTTGAGTAA
- a CDS encoding LysR family transcriptional regulator: MNLHALRVFYTVAKLGSFSAAAEALFISQPAVSKALKELEYQLNIQLIERASKGKKLTLSEGGQALFEHARSIFAIEKAAIEDIKSRTGLKRGTLVIGTSTTIASYWLPPYLANFCAQYPHIKVEVQVANTAQIEHALLECTIDLALVEGTPTEPHIISKHWQNDLMSVVIPSNFKPTKDLKAWLNKQFWLLREPGSGTLEVSVKLLQQHGITAKNSMQLGSNEAIARAVAQGMGVALLPNVVTEDLVQLGKLTRLKQPNNIELSRPLYQLHYKDRPSSHAAQAFEKSLFSE; the protein is encoded by the coding sequence ATGAACTTGCATGCACTTCGGGTGTTTTATACGGTTGCTAAATTAGGCAGTTTTTCAGCAGCAGCTGAGGCGCTTTTTATAAGCCAACCAGCTGTGTCTAAAGCTTTAAAAGAGCTTGAGTATCAGCTAAATATACAACTTATTGAGCGTGCATCTAAGGGTAAAAAACTCACCTTAAGTGAAGGCGGACAAGCACTTTTTGAACATGCTCGTAGTATTTTTGCCATAGAAAAAGCCGCCATTGAAGATATTAAATCACGCACAGGGCTTAAGCGCGGCACACTCGTTATAGGCACCAGTACAACCATTGCCAGCTATTGGCTACCGCCCTATTTAGCCAATTTTTGCGCACAATACCCCCATATAAAAGTAGAAGTACAAGTTGCTAATACCGCGCAAATTGAGCACGCCCTACTTGAATGCACTATAGATTTAGCACTGGTTGAAGGCACACCAACCGAGCCGCATATTATAAGTAAGCACTGGCAAAACGATTTAATGAGTGTAGTTATACCCAGTAACTTTAAGCCCACGAAAGACTTAAAAGCATGGTTAAACAAACAGTTTTGGCTACTGCGCGAACCAGGCTCGGGCACTTTAGAGGTCTCGGTTAAATTACTACAGCAACATGGCATTACAGCAAAAAATAGTATGCAACTCGGAAGTAACGAAGCAATAGCAAGGGCGGTAGCACAAGGAATGGGCGTTGCTTTATTGCCTAATGTAGTCACTGAGGATTTAGTACAGTTAGGTAAATTAACACGGCTAAAACAGCCAAATAACATCGAGTTATCAAGACCATTATATCAACTGCATTATAAAGACAGACCCTCTTCACATGCCGCACAAGCATTCGAAAAAAGCCTATTTAGTGAATAA
- a CDS encoding LysR family transcriptional regulator, with protein sequence MDQLKAIRYFIKVVETGSFTKAAKAFDVPPSSLSRRVADLEKSLGATLLKRSTRIVKLTEVGQIYYNDVQQILNQLEQSHETVRSYQTTPMGRLCISSMVSFGDKILLPLLDEFSALYPEIILDVSLSDELSTLGRDDVDIAIRGGYAPNERVLAIKLMDNGFIPVASPSYLQKYGVPTNVMELKGHSGLYFKTPAGPTPWLCKVDEQWHDVSGPAVAISNNGSWLAKKACNGEGILMSTRWALDSYLESGQLQELKFEHELAISQNATMAVYLLYQKQRYLVPKVKAAVDFLVKRIKETNESGKRAE encoded by the coding sequence TTGGATCAACTAAAAGCCATACGGTATTTTATTAAGGTGGTTGAAACGGGCAGTTTTACCAAAGCTGCCAAAGCTTTTGATGTGCCGCCCTCGTCGTTGTCGCGGCGAGTTGCTGATTTAGAAAAAAGCCTAGGGGCGACGCTTTTAAAGCGTTCGACCCGCATAGTTAAATTGACCGAAGTTGGGCAAATTTACTATAACGATGTTCAGCAAATATTAAATCAGCTAGAGCAAAGCCACGAAACTGTACGCAGTTATCAAACAACACCCATGGGGCGATTATGTATAAGCTCAATGGTGAGTTTTGGTGACAAAATATTACTGCCTCTGCTTGATGAATTTAGCGCGCTATACCCCGAAATTATATTAGATGTTAGCTTAAGTGATGAGCTGTCGACACTCGGGCGTGACGATGTTGATATTGCGATTCGCGGTGGTTATGCGCCAAATGAGCGTGTGTTGGCAATAAAACTAATGGATAACGGCTTTATTCCTGTCGCGTCACCGAGTTATTTACAAAAATACGGTGTACCTACTAATGTTATGGAATTAAAGGGCCACAGTGGCCTTTATTTTAAAACGCCAGCGGGGCCAACGCCTTGGTTATGTAAAGTGGATGAGCAATGGCACGACGTTTCTGGGCCTGCGGTCGCTATTTCAAATAACGGATCGTGGCTGGCTAAAAAAGCGTGTAATGGCGAGGGCATTTTAATGTCAACTCGATGGGCGCTCGACTCATACCTTGAGTCTGGCCAGTTGCAAGAGCTTAAGTTTGAGCATGAATTAGCGATAAGCCAAAATGCGACTATGGCGGTTTATTTGTTGTATCAAAAGCAGCGTTATTTAGTACCAAAGGTAAAAGCGGCGGTCGACTTTTTAGTAAAAAGAATAAAAGAAACAAATGAAAGTGGTAAGCGAGCAGAATAG
- a CDS encoding DUF885 domain-containing protein, which translates to MFKKTILAICLAVASLPSAADSNADLKTIIDNHWQNAKAEKIFFRTDPDGWKPSGTLPNWTEQAIAKRQAYNNSVLKSLSKIDSKTLSSSQLMNYRLFKYERETEQQSYLFQDKYFQVNFLSGWHTYFAEAPANMAFLTPDDYNAFLVSLADYPRFNQENINLMKEGIELGYTHYCKTFESYGQSINAHIVKQPENSALYEPFTRIPNTFTAEQKATYQNKAKTLISSKVVPAYQHFYDFFENDYMPNCRAEPSISSVKGGLEYYKYAVNYYTTTNATPKKIHELGLKEVARIKTQMQNIIDKVGFDGTYAEFLEFLATDEQFYATDAQDLLEKTAFITQKMYGKLPTYFNHLPRNTFTIKGSASRGAFYMPPADNRSPGTYFLASTPNLQPLYNLEALSLHEAIPGHHLQNAIAMELDVPQFRRTLSHSAFGEGWALYTERLGKEAGFYQDPYSDFGRLGYEMWRAVRLVVDTGIHAFGWSRQKAIDYLADHTALPQSAVEDQIDRYISWPGQALSYKMGEIKIRELRAKAEKELGAKFDIRSFHDTVIGQGSLPMSVLEDVINDWIAEQKSAS; encoded by the coding sequence ATGTTTAAAAAAACAATTTTAGCTATTTGCTTAGCTGTAGCATCACTGCCGAGCGCAGCCGATAGCAATGCAGATTTAAAAACCATTATTGATAACCATTGGCAAAATGCAAAAGCCGAAAAAATATTCTTTCGTACCGACCCTGATGGTTGGAAACCCAGTGGTACATTACCAAATTGGACCGAACAAGCCATTGCAAAGCGCCAAGCTTATAATAACAGTGTATTAAAAAGCTTAAGTAAAATAGATTCTAAAACGCTGAGCAGCTCGCAATTAATGAACTACCGTTTATTTAAATACGAGCGAGAAACAGAGCAGCAAAGTTACCTTTTTCAAGATAAGTATTTTCAGGTTAACTTTTTAAGTGGCTGGCATACCTACTTTGCCGAAGCACCGGCTAATATGGCATTTTTAACACCTGATGATTACAACGCATTTTTAGTAAGCCTTGCCGACTACCCTCGCTTTAATCAAGAAAACATTAACTTGATGAAGGAAGGAATTGAACTGGGGTATACGCACTACTGCAAAACATTTGAAAGTTACGGCCAGAGCATTAACGCTCATATAGTTAAGCAACCTGAAAACAGTGCCTTATACGAGCCCTTTACACGTATACCAAATACGTTTACAGCAGAGCAAAAGGCCACATACCAAAACAAAGCAAAAACCTTAATTAGCTCAAAAGTAGTCCCGGCTTATCAGCACTTTTACGACTTTTTTGAAAACGATTACATGCCTAACTGTAGAGCAGAGCCGAGTATTTCAAGCGTTAAAGGCGGGCTTGAGTATTACAAATATGCAGTTAATTACTACACCACAACCAATGCCACACCAAAGAAAATTCATGAGCTTGGCTTAAAAGAAGTGGCGCGTATAAAAACGCAAATGCAAAACATCATTGATAAAGTAGGTTTTGATGGCACGTATGCTGAGTTTTTAGAATTTTTAGCGACCGACGAGCAATTTTACGCAACAGACGCGCAAGACTTACTTGAAAAAACAGCTTTTATTACGCAAAAAATGTATGGCAAGTTACCAACCTACTTTAATCATTTACCGCGTAACACCTTTACAATAAAAGGCTCAGCGAGTCGCGGCGCGTTTTATATGCCACCTGCTGATAACCGTTCCCCTGGCACTTACTTTTTAGCCTCAACACCTAATCTACAGCCTTTGTATAATTTAGAAGCACTTAGCTTACATGAAGCAATACCAGGGCACCATTTACAAAACGCTATTGCAATGGAGTTAGATGTACCTCAGTTTAGACGCACACTTAGCCACTCAGCATTTGGCGAAGGTTGGGCACTTTACACCGAACGTTTAGGTAAAGAAGCCGGCTTTTATCAAGACCCATACAGCGACTTTGGTCGTTTAGGTTACGAAATGTGGCGTGCCGTGAGACTCGTTGTTGATACCGGTATTCATGCATTTGGCTGGAGCCGCCAAAAGGCAATTGACTACTTGGCAGATCACACTGCTTTGCCACAAAGTGCGGTGGAGGATCAAATAGATCGTTATATATCATGGCCAGGCCAAGCGCTCTCTTACAAAATGGGCGAAATAAAAATACGCGAACTGCGTGCAAAAGCCGAAAAAGAACTCGGGGCTAAGTTTGATATTCGCAGCTTTCACGATACAGTTATTGGACAAGGCTCGCTCCCTATGTCGGTACTTGAAGATGTAATAAACGATTGGATTGCAGAGCAAAAATCAGCGAGTTAA
- a CDS encoding glutathione S-transferase family protein: protein MITLHGFAASNYYNLVKHVLLHKQLPFKEHLVYGGSEELLAISPAGKVPAITTANGLNISESSVICDFIEESYPQTPLYPKDAGERAVVRQIMKMAELYFELPSRRFIPYVFSGAEVPETTKAEVRQVLTRGVTALSSVCKFSPWIAGEQFTMADIYVYYVNTIVSAFGSSQLDWDVLAQVPGMKEWNESMSQLAIAQSIEADRQSNMAEFMQKVKAQIQAANAK from the coding sequence ATGATTACTTTGCACGGTTTTGCTGCTAGCAACTATTACAACCTAGTTAAACATGTACTTTTACACAAACAACTGCCATTTAAAGAACACCTTGTTTACGGCGGTAGTGAAGAGTTACTAGCAATCAGCCCTGCAGGCAAAGTGCCTGCAATCACAACAGCTAACGGCCTTAATATTTCTGAGTCGAGTGTTATTTGCGACTTTATAGAAGAGTCGTACCCACAAACCCCGCTATATCCTAAAGATGCAGGTGAGCGCGCAGTTGTACGTCAAATTATGAAAATGGCAGAGCTTTATTTTGAACTGCCAAGCAGACGCTTCATCCCTTATGTATTTTCAGGCGCTGAAGTACCTGAAACAACTAAAGCCGAAGTACGCCAAGTATTAACGCGTGGCGTAACCGCTTTGAGTAGCGTGTGTAAGTTTTCACCTTGGATTGCAGGCGAGCAATTTACAATGGCAGACATTTACGTTTATTACGTAAACACCATAGTTAGCGCCTTTGGTTCAAGCCAGCTTGATTGGGATGTACTTGCACAAGTACCCGGCATGAAAGAGTGGAACGAATCAATGAGCCAATTAGCCATTGCCCAAAGCATAGAGGCCGATCGGCAATCAAATATGGCTGAATTTATGCAAAAAGTGAAAGCGCAAATTCAAGCAGCAAACGCTAAATAA
- a CDS encoding zinc-binding dehydrogenase has product MTDKNIQLTSTISEDNKLTLALKNIEMPKPNADEVVIRIEAAPLNPSDLGVLFSAADMSTAKQSGTDEDPVITADVPAQFMPSLKTRVGKATPVGNEGAGTVVAAGSSPAAQALMGKTVAVIGGGTYRQFICANVQSCLELKEGTTAKEGASSFVNPLTALAMVETMRAEGHKAIIHAAAASNLGQMLNRICIADGVDLINIVRKPEQEKLLRDMGAKYIVNSSSDTFLADLTAAIIETGATIAFDPIGGGQLTSDILNCMEVAAARDMKEHTIYGSDTFKQVYIYGALDRGPITLNRNFGFAWAVNGFLLFNALGKLGTDTVMKMRKRVADEITTTFASNYTHEVSLAEVLHLQSIAAYSKQATGEKYLIKPQA; this is encoded by the coding sequence ATGACAGATAAAAATATCCAACTTACTTCAACTATCAGCGAAGACAATAAACTTACACTTGCCTTAAAAAACATCGAGATGCCAAAGCCAAATGCCGATGAAGTAGTTATTCGCATTGAAGCTGCACCATTAAATCCATCAGACTTAGGCGTTTTATTCAGCGCAGCTGATATGTCTACGGCAAAACAATCGGGGACTGATGAAGACCCGGTAATTACTGCCGATGTTCCAGCTCAATTTATGCCATCACTTAAAACCCGTGTTGGAAAAGCAACGCCCGTAGGTAATGAAGGCGCAGGCACCGTAGTAGCAGCAGGCTCATCACCAGCCGCACAAGCATTAATGGGTAAAACCGTTGCAGTAATTGGCGGCGGTACGTATCGTCAATTTATTTGTGCCAATGTACAAAGTTGCCTAGAGCTAAAAGAAGGGACTACCGCTAAAGAAGGTGCATCATCTTTTGTTAACCCACTTACCGCACTAGCAATGGTAGAAACCATGCGCGCTGAAGGCCATAAAGCTATTATTCACGCCGCAGCGGCTTCTAACCTTGGCCAAATGCTAAACCGTATTTGTATTGCCGATGGCGTTGATTTAATTAATATTGTTCGCAAACCAGAACAAGAAAAATTACTGCGCGATATGGGTGCAAAATATATTGTTAACTCAAGCAGCGACACTTTTCTTGCTGACCTAACAGCTGCAATAATTGAGACAGGTGCAACTATAGCGTTTGACCCTATTGGTGGCGGCCAACTAACAAGTGACATTCTTAACTGTATGGAAGTTGCAGCTGCGCGCGATATGAAAGAGCACACAATTTATGGCTCTGATACATTTAAACAAGTGTATATTTATGGTGCACTAGACCGCGGCCCTATTACACTAAACCGTAACTTTGGCTTTGCTTGGGCTGTAAACGGGTTCTTGTTATTTAATGCCTTAGGTAAATTAGGCACAGATACAGTAATGAAAATGCGCAAACGCGTTGCTGATGAAATCACCACTACATTTGCGAGCAACTACACGCACGAAGTGTCATTAGCTGAGGTATTACATTTACAATCAATCGCGGCTTATTCTAAACAAGCAACAGGCGAGAAGTACTTAATTAAACCTCAAGCTTAA
- a CDS encoding DASH family cryptochrome translates to MSKRILYWLQNDLRIDDNPILSELATEQCALDIVFVINTHWFKNNNYQQKPYGVHKQQFLMQSLFELQQELIERGQTLHVLEGEPVSVLKQRIAEQHIDEVVCSEHVGTYEQRQLARLKAHCPHVIFKTTQQDTLFQQSDLPFDLDELPKSFTPFRKKVEAMNIPITTSTLPKGLLPQPITLCAANPIELNEHTNYNNAVMNGGLKSAQTHLKQYFSDLLPSTYKITRNEFDGFNNTTKFSTWLAFGCVSARQVYKAVEAYEHNQITNESTYWIKFELLWREYFKWHALKAGKSLFSFKGQKQTKPLTTFMPNRFAAWCNGSTPYPLVNAIMNELNATGYISNRARQIAASCLVNELGLDWRYGAAYFEQQLIDYDVAANWGNWQYIAGVGVDPRGGRHFNIEKQTLQFDPHAVYTNKWQGNKNTSTQLDNVNEVDWPI, encoded by the coding sequence ATGAGCAAACGTATTTTATATTGGCTACAAAACGATTTACGAATAGACGACAACCCTATTTTAAGCGAACTTGCTACTGAGCAATGTGCGCTCGATATTGTATTTGTAATAAACACACACTGGTTTAAAAATAATAACTACCAACAAAAGCCATATGGCGTGCACAAACAACAGTTTTTAATGCAAAGCTTATTTGAGCTGCAACAAGAGCTTATTGAGCGCGGGCAAACACTGCACGTACTTGAGGGCGAACCTGTTAGTGTTTTAAAGCAGCGCATAGCTGAGCAACACATTGATGAAGTAGTGTGCAGTGAACATGTTGGAACCTATGAGCAGCGCCAACTCGCGCGACTAAAAGCACATTGCCCACATGTCATATTTAAAACAACTCAACAAGACACTTTATTTCAACAAAGCGACCTCCCTTTTGATTTAGACGAGCTGCCTAAAAGCTTTACCCCATTTAGAAAAAAGGTAGAGGCGATGAACATACCTATAACAACCTCAACTCTGCCTAAAGGTTTACTTCCCCAGCCTATAACATTATGTGCTGCAAACCCAATTGAGCTTAATGAGCATACTAATTATAACAACGCAGTAATGAATGGCGGGCTTAAAAGTGCGCAAACACATTTAAAGCAATACTTTTCAGACTTGCTACCAAGTACTTATAAAATAACTCGAAACGAGTTTGATGGCTTTAATAACACCACAAAATTTAGTACCTGGCTTGCTTTTGGCTGTGTAAGTGCGCGGCAAGTTTATAAAGCCGTTGAGGCGTACGAACATAACCAAATAACAAACGAGTCTACCTACTGGATTAAGTTTGAGCTGCTGTGGCGAGAATATTTTAAATGGCATGCACTTAAGGCAGGTAAAAGCCTGTTTAGCTTTAAAGGCCAAAAGCAAACAAAACCCCTTACTACATTTATGCCAAACCGCTTTGCTGCCTGGTGTAATGGCTCAACACCCTACCCATTAGTCAATGCCATTATGAACGAGCTTAATGCGACCGGTTATATATCAAATAGAGCAAGGCAAATTGCCGCAAGCTGCTTAGTTAACGAACTTGGTCTTGATTGGCGCTATGGCGCAGCTTATTTTGAACAACAATTGATTGATTACGATGTAGCCGCTAACTGGGGTAATTGGCAATATATAGCAGGTGTAGGCGTAGATCCGCGTGGTGGTAGGCACTTTAATATTGAAAAACAAACGTTACAGTTTGACCCGCACGCTGTTTACACTAATAAATGGCAAGGCAATAAAAATACCAGCACACAGCTCGATAACGTAAACGAAGTTGATTGGCCAATTTAA
- the der gene encoding ribosome biogenesis GTPase Der has protein sequence MLPVIALVGRPNVGKSTLFNRLTRTRDALVADFPGLTRDRKYGQASYDGYEFIVVDTGGIDGSEEGIEIEMADQSLLAIEEADIVLFLVDARVGMTVADQAIANHLRKQDKKCFVVANKTDGIDADSNCAEFYQLSLGEIHHIAASHGRGITLLLEQTLQPLIAELAAQDEDVTGDDEELINLYEEDEDNDTDHQAFADKPVKLAIIGRPNVGKSTLTNRILGEDRVIVYDMPGTTRDSIYIPMTRNEKEYVLIDTAGVRKRKKVSDVVEKFSVIKTLQAIEDCNVVLLIVDARDGISDQDLSLLGFALNSGRSLVIAVNKWDGLDDYVKDRIKSELDRRLGFIDFARLHFISALHGTGVGHLFESVDEAYESATKRISTAMLRRIMDMAQADHQPPLVRGRRVKLKYAHAGGYNPPRIVIHGNQVKDLPDSYKRYLMNYYRKALKIMGTPIKIEFREGENPFAGRVNKVTLSQKRKIRAFAKENRNK, from the coding sequence ATGCTTCCCGTGATCGCTCTAGTTGGGCGACCCAATGTGGGCAAATCCACATTATTTAACCGTTTAACACGTACTCGTGATGCACTCGTAGCCGATTTTCCAGGTTTAACACGAGATAGAAAATATGGCCAAGCTAGTTACGATGGCTATGAATTTATCGTGGTAGACACGGGCGGTATTGATGGCTCAGAAGAAGGCATCGAAATCGAAATGGCAGATCAATCTCTGCTAGCCATTGAAGAAGCCGACATTGTTCTGTTTTTAGTAGATGCCCGTGTAGGTATGACCGTAGCTGACCAAGCAATTGCTAATCACTTACGCAAGCAAGATAAAAAGTGTTTTGTTGTTGCTAATAAAACCGATGGTATCGATGCAGATTCAAACTGTGCTGAATTTTACCAATTATCATTAGGTGAAATTCATCATATTGCTGCATCGCATGGCCGTGGTATTACGTTATTACTTGAGCAAACACTTCAGCCACTTATTGCTGAACTAGCGGCACAAGACGAAGACGTAACAGGCGATGACGAAGAGCTTATTAATCTTTACGAAGAAGATGAAGACAACGATACCGATCACCAGGCATTTGCAGACAAACCTGTAAAGCTTGCGATTATTGGTCGTCCTAACGTTGGTAAGTCAACGCTTACAAACCGTATACTGGGTGAAGATCGCGTAATTGTATACGACATGCCAGGTACAACACGTGACTCTATCTACATTCCGATGACTCGAAATGAAAAAGAGTATGTGTTAATTGACACCGCCGGTGTTCGTAAGCGTAAAAAAGTAAGCGACGTAGTTGAGAAATTTTCTGTCATTAAAACGCTTCAAGCAATCGAAGATTGTAACGTTGTGTTATTGATTGTTGATGCTCGCGATGGTATTTCAGATCAAGATTTAAGCTTATTAGGCTTTGCTCTTAACTCAGGTCGTTCATTGGTAATTGCAGTGAACAAATGGGATGGTTTAGACGATTACGTTAAAGATCGTATTAAATCAGAGCTCGATCGCCGTTTAGGCTTTATTGACTTTGCTCGCCTACACTTTATATCTGCACTACACGGTACAGGTGTTGGTCATTTATTCGAGTCTGTTGATGAAGCGTACGAGTCGGCAACTAAACGTATAAGTACAGCAATGCTGCGTCGAATTATGGACATGGCTCAAGCCGATCACCAGCCGCCACTTGTGCGTGGCCGTCGTGTTAAGCTCAAATATGCGCATGCCGGTGGTTATAACCCACCACGTATTGTTATTCACGGTAACCAAGTTAAAGATTTACCAGATAGTTATAAACGCTACCTGATGAACTATTACCGTAAAGCGCTTAAAATTATGGGCACCCCAATCAAAATTGAATTTAGAGAAGGTGAAAACCCATTTGCTGGTCGTGTTAATAAAGTAACACTGTCGCAAAAGCGTAAAATACGTGCATTTGCTAAAGAAAACCGTAATAAATAA
- a CDS encoding YeiH family protein produces the protein MLSAIKDMPQLFSINTKQYTNSRWWLGMLLVIVLAGVAVALSKLPVMQSAQFSSLTIGIVLGIIVGNSVFSRIATRTDIGVDYAKSILLKAGIILFGFRITFAQVADVGWSGLLTDIVMLSGTFILAIQLGKRVFKLDEQTVILIGAGSSICGAAAVMATEPVIKAQAHKVSVAVATVVVFGTLSMFAYPIMFEYMGLSEHAYGIFVGSTIHEVAQVVAAGTAVSANAADTAVIEKMLRVMMLAPFLVALSFWQSKKRAKAGNTISNEDNKSGISIPWFAVLFIVASGVHSLSIIPQVATSAVVWFDNILLTIAMVALGLRTHVGAIRQAGIKPLLLALCLFLFLTLGGYVINIGIAELF, from the coding sequence ATGCTTAGTGCAATTAAAGATATGCCACAGCTTTTTAGTATTAATACTAAGCAGTATACCAACTCACGTTGGTGGCTAGGAATGCTATTGGTTATTGTTTTAGCGGGTGTTGCTGTTGCGCTGAGTAAGTTGCCGGTAATGCAAAGTGCCCAGTTTAGCTCTTTAACTATCGGTATAGTGCTTGGCATTATTGTAGGCAACAGTGTTTTTTCGCGTATTGCTACGCGAACCGATATAGGTGTTGATTACGCTAAAAGTATTTTACTCAAAGCGGGTATTATTTTATTTGGTTTTAGAATTACCTTTGCACAGGTAGCAGACGTTGGCTGGAGTGGATTGCTAACCGACATTGTTATGCTCAGTGGTACGTTTATCTTAGCAATACAGCTTGGCAAACGAGTATTTAAGCTTGATGAGCAAACGGTAATATTAATTGGTGCAGGTAGCTCTATTTGTGGCGCAGCAGCTGTAATGGCAACCGAGCCTGTAATAAAAGCGCAGGCGCATAAAGTATCGGTAGCTGTGGCAACGGTGGTGGTGTTTGGTACGTTGAGTATGTTTGCCTACCCAATCATGTTTGAGTATATGGGGCTGAGTGAGCACGCATATGGTATTTTTGTTGGCTCAACTATTCACGAGGTAGCGCAAGTTGTTGCGGCGGGTACAGCCGTAAGCGCCAATGCTGCTGATACCGCCGTTATAGAAAAAATGCTACGCGTGATGATGCTTGCGCCATTTTTAGTCGCTTTGTCGTTTTGGCAAAGTAAAAAAAGAGCAAAGGCAGGTAATACTATAAGTAATGAGGATAATAAATCAGGTATTAGCATCCCTTGGTTTGCGGTGTTATTTATTGTGGCAAGTGGTGTGCATTCACTCTCTATTATTCCTCAAGTGGCTACAAGCGCAGTTGTTTGGTTTGATAATATATTACTAACCATTGCGATGGTGGCTTTAGGTTTACGCACACATGTTGGGGCAATTCGCCAAGCGGGTATTAAACCGCTGTTACTGGCGCTGTGTTTATTTTTGTTTTTAACATTGGGCGGTTACGTTATTAATATAGGCATTGCTGAGCTGTTTTAA
- a CDS encoding thioredoxin family protein, protein MFKQLILLCALSMPLVSCAADAPFSGGITTDVLLSDYDKFNEQYKAFTPTAQDIALMQKLEGKELIVLFGTWCHDSEREVPKLIKLIDASKVTLASIEYVAVGYNKQDDAGIAEANDLQYTPTFIVKDDGKELVRVIEKPTGTLAQDLTQGL, encoded by the coding sequence ATGTTTAAACAATTAATTTTACTGTGCGCTTTAAGCATGCCGCTTGTAAGCTGCGCTGCTGATGCACCGTTTTCGGGCGGAATTACCACTGATGTACTGCTAAGCGACTACGACAAGTTTAACGAACAATACAAAGCGTTTACGCCAACAGCACAAGACATTGCCCTAATGCAAAAGCTAGAAGGCAAAGAGCTAATTGTATTATTTGGAACGTGGTGCCACGACAGTGAGCGCGAAGTACCAAAACTCATTAAGTTAATTGATGCATCGAAAGTTACACTTGCAAGCATTGAATATGTGGCCGTAGGTTACAACAAGCAAGACGATGCAGGCATTGCAGAAGCTAACGATTTACAATACACACCTACGTTTATAGTAAAAGACGATGGTAAAGAGTTAGTACGCGTAATTGAAAAGCCAACGGGTACATTGGCACAAGATTTAACACAGGGTTTGTAA